The Catenulispora sp. MAP5-51 genome segment GCCTGACGGGCATCGCCTCGTGATAGCGCGGGAGCTCCGGTGAAGGGCGATCGGGTCGAGATCGTCGTCGACGTCGGCGACGGGACGCGCGACTACGAGATCGTCGCGACCCGCGCCGGTCGCCGCGTCGACGTGCACATCGCGCGCGGAGTGGTCGAGGTCTCCGAGGTGACCCGCACCGGCGTCGCGGTGCGCACGGCGCGGTTCATGGCCGGGCGTGTGCTGGCGCTGGTGGAACACCCGGCGCGGGACCCGGCTTTGGACGAGGAGTAGCGCTGCGAGGGCGTTACACGGCCGTCACTCGGATCGTTTTGAGACCGCGATCCGCGGCGCCGGGGCCTCGTCGACGATCAGCGGCACCGCGCCGGTGGCACGCGTCGGCGATCGCACGGATGTCGGCGCACGTGCCGTATGGCATCGGACTGGGAGGTCTCGGCCGAGCACCAACGTGTCCCCGGGCTTGGCGACCGCCGGCATTGCGGCCTTGACGGGATCGCCGACTGGTGAGCTCGCGCAATGAACTGTCGCGAGTTCGGCGGCTGGCAGGTTCGGCCGCGCGGCGGCTCCAGTCGCCACCGGTCTCGGCGGCGAGCTTGGCGGTGGTGACGTAGTGGTGGGTGAGGGCGTCGGCGACGATGAGGCCGGCGTCTCCAGGAGGTGCTGGCGGATAGCGGCGGCCCGGCCGGCGACCGTGACGGCGACCCGGTTGACGAGGTCGGTCATGGAGCGGGGATGCATCGACTGGCCGGCCCGGCGCCCAGGGAACAGCCAGGTGGAACCGCGGTTAGTGGTGGTGGTGTCCATGTTGTCGCGGGCGTCGACCCAGCGGAGTAGCAGCTCGGCGACAGCCGATGGCGGCTCTAGGCCGGGTCCGTTGCGGTGGCGTCGGCCGTGGTCGGATGGATGGTGAAGAGCTGGTCCAGTCCGGCGAGCTTGAAGGTTCGGGCGACGCGGCTGGGTACTGCGGCCAGGGCCATTGGGGCTGCGGCGGCGGTGGTGAGTCTTTGGGCGACCAACAGGGCGGTGATGCCGCTGGAGTCGCAGTAGGTCAGCTCGCTCAGGTCGATGACCAGGCCGTGGTTGGGGCTCAGTTCCCGGGCTTCCACTGCGGTACGCAGTTGCGGGGCGGTGTGGAGGTCCAGGTCTCCGGTGAGCGCGATGATGTGCCAGGCGCCGCTGGTGTGGGTGGCGATGGCCAGCTCGTTCACTGCGGTTCTCCATCGGCCGGCAGGGGCGGGATGCTCAATGCCAGCAGTGCGGTGTCGTCGTCCAGGCCGTCGCCGAAGGAGTCCAGCAGGTCCGTCAGGGCGTGAATGAGGTCTGGCGCGGTGGTGGGTGCCTGCTGGGTCGCGAACGTCAGCAGCGCTTCCTCGCCGTATCGGTCGTCTTCCGCGGCGGGGTCGGCAAGGGCCGCCGGGCTGTGTGCTTCGGTCAGTCCGTCGGTGTACAGCAGCAGTGTGTCCCCGGGGTGCAGGTGAATCGTGGTGGTGGCGATGTGGACCTGGTTCAGGACTCCGATGAGCTGGCCGCCGGGGGTGGGCAGGTGGGTGGCGGTGCCGTCGGCGGTCAGCAGTACCGCCGGCGGGTGGCCGCCGCTGGCCAGGGTCGCGGTGCAGCCGGAGTCGTGCGGGGTGAGCAGCCCGAACACCACGGTGCAGTACCTCAGGTCCGGTCCGCGGAACTCCTGGTTGAACACGGCGTTCACGTTGGTCAGTACCCGGGTCGGGTCGGAGTCGAAGACCGCTGCTGAGCGCAGGGCGTACCGGGCCAGCGAGGTCACCGCCGCTGCCTCCGGGCCTTTGCCGCACACGTCGCCCAGGAACAGTCCCCAGTTGCCGCCGGGCAGTGGGAACAGGTCGTAGAAGTCACCGCCGACCTCGTCGATGGAGGCGATGTGGTAGTGCGCGGCGACCTGGGTTCCGGGCGGGGCGGCCAGTGTCGGCGGGAGCAGTGTGCGTTGCAGTGTGCCGGCCAGGCGTCGGTAGCGCTCGCTGCGGTCCTCGGCCAGCAGCCGGGCCTTTTCCGCGTCGGTCTGGGCTGTTTCCGCTTCCTGACGGGCTCGTAGCAGTTCGGTCTCGTAGGCGCGGCGGTCTTGGGCGTCGAACACTGTGGTGCGGATCAGTAGCGGCTCGCCGCCGATCCCGGCCTTGACCACTGAGCTGACCAGTACCGGCAGGCGGGTGCCAGTGGTGGTCTTGAGTTCCAGGGCGATCCCGTTGACCTGGCCCTGCATGTGCAGCAGCGGGGCGAAATGGGTCTCGTGGTAGAGCCTGCCGCCCACGGTCAGCAGGTCGGAGAAGCGTTTGCGGCCGACGATGTCCTGGCGGCGGTAGCCCAGCCAGTCCAGGAGTGTGGCGTTGATTTTGGCGATGGTGCCGTCCAGCATCGTGGACAGGTAGCCGCACGGGGCGTTCTCGTACAGGTCCTCGGTGCTGTCCTCCAGCAGCGCGGAGAACTCGGCCCGGTCCTCGTCGCCGCTGCCGCAGCCCGCTGCCGGCCCGGATCCCGATGCCGGTCCCGGCGGAGCCATCAGCGGCTGCTCTCGACGAACCCGATGATCGCCTCGGCGGTGGCTTCCGGTGCGCTGAGCTGTGGGCAGTGCCCGGTGGCGTCCAGTGTGACCAGCGTGCTGCCCGGCACTTCGGCGTGGACGAACCCGCCGACCTCCAACGGCGCGATCGCATCGCGGGAGCATTGCAGCACCAGCGTCGGTGTCGTCACCCCGGCCAGGTCGGCGCGGTGGTCGGACAGGAACGTGGCGCGGGCGAAGGAGCCGGCGATCACCGGATCGGTGCGACAGAAGCTGTTCGTCAGCTCCGCCCCCAGCTCCGGGCGCTCCGGATTGCCCATGATCACCGGCGCCATGGCCCGCGACCAGCCCAGGTAGTTGCTGTCCAGCGACTCCAGCAGCTCCTCGATGTCCGCCGCGGTGAACCCGCCCCGGTAGGTGTCGTCGTCGATGTAGCACGGGGACGGAGCCAGCAGCACCAGGCGTTCGAACAGTTCCGGCTCGCGCACCGCCGCCAGCACCCCGATCATCGAGCTGACCGAGTGCCCGACGAACGTCACCGGTCCCAGGCCCAGGTCGCGCAGCACGTCCAGGACATCGTCGGCGTAGCCGGCGAGTGTTGCGTGCCGCTGCGGGCTCCAGGCGGACAGGTCCGAGCCGCCGGCGCCGAGGTGATCGAACAGCACGACCCGAAAGCGCTCGGCCAGCGCGGGCGCCACCAGGCGCCACATGTTCTGATCACACCCGAACCCGTGCGACAGGACAACCACCGGGGCATCCCGGCGCCCGGTGACCATGACGTTGTGGCGCGAGCGGATGTCTATCACCGAACTATCGTCCCACCCATAGGCCGCGCGTGGTGCCCTGCGGAGTCGAGCCTGCGCGAGCCGGGCCACGGTCGGCTGATACCGCTTCATGGGTCGGTGCAGCCGGGGACGACCGGGCATCAGCCGGCCGGGCCATCCCCGCCAGCTCCTTCGCTCGGCCGAACCTGCCAGCCGCCGAACTCGCGACAGTTCATTTTGCGAGCTCACCAGTCGGCGACCCCTTGACCGACAACGAGGACCCGCACGTGGAGAAGAACGCGTGATCGGCGCGGACCGCCTCGGCCATCGACTTCTCGGACTCCTCCATGGAGCGGGTCGGTTCCCCGCCCCTGCTTGCGTAAGGGGGAGTGAAGGCGACTTCGTGGCGTCGGCGGAAGGTGTCGAGCGCTTCGAGGACTCGCGAATGTGTGGCCGCGGGTCGTTTGGTCGTTTGGTCGTTTGGCGGAGGAAGGCACGGACATAGCTGCTCCTACTGTCTTCCGGGGGAGGTCTCGCGCATGGGCGAGCGGCTAAGGGCACTGACCCGCAGCATCGACACGTTTCAGCAGGAGCACCGCTGGTTGGCGTTCCCGGCGGCGGTGTGGCGCAAGCTCTCCGACGACCAGGTCGGCGACCTCACCGCGCTGCTCACCTTCTACGCCTTCCTGTCGCTGTTCCCTCTGATGCTGCTTCTGGTGACCGTGCTCGGGGTCGCGCTGCGCCACGATCAGGCTCTGCAGGACTGGGTCCTGCGATCGGCGCTCGCGGACTTCCCGGTGATCGGCGGGCAACTGCGCGGCGACGTCCACGCCGTCGGGCGCGGTCCGGTCGGCCTGGTGGCGGGACTGATCGGCTCCTTCCTCGGCGCGCGCGGTCTGGCGTCGGCCGCGCAGACCGTCCTCAACCGTCTGTGGGCCGTCCCGTTCAACCGCCAGCCGGGTTTCCCGTGGTCCTGGCTGCGCAGCTACGGCTTCATCGCCGTCGTCGGCGTGGGCATGGCGGCGACCAGCCTGGTCACCGACCTCGCGGCGGGTATCGGCAGTGGCCCGCTCTCGCTGGTGGCCCGCGCGGTGGCGCTCGTGCTGGCTCTGACCATCGGCACCCTGACCTACTGGCTCGCGCTCCGGCTGGCGATCGCCGGGCAGGTCCGCGGCCGGGACCTGTGGACCGGGGCCGTGATCGGCGCGGTGGGCTGGCAGATCCTGCAGGCGGTCGGCGGCTACTACATCACCCACGAACTGCGGCACGCCTCCGCGCTGTACGGGACCTTCGGGCTGGTGCTGGGGCTGATCGCGTGGCTCTACCTCCAGGCCCGGGTGACCTTGTACGCGGTCGAGGTCGACGTGGTCCGTTCCCGCGGATTGTGGCCGCGCAGCCTGTTCCCGCCGCCGGCCACCCCGGCGGACCGGGCGGCGTGGGACTCCGCCAAGGCCGCACAGGACCGGACGCCGAGAGCCGAGGGGGAAGGACCGTGAGCGGCAGCGACAGGAACGACGCCGACTTACGGAGAAGGGGACGGTCTGGACACTCTGGATCTCCGGCCCCTTCTCCAGTGCCGACGCGCCGGTCAGGAGTTCCGCGTCGGCCGTACGACATGTGTCCCGGTTCCGGGAGGGCAAACGTGCGGCTTCGGGCCGTTGAATCCGCTGCCTGGCTGATTACAGTCGGCGCTCGCATCGTCGAGGACGCCACCGAGAGGGCCGCCGGTGATCGCGAAGTATGAGGGTTTGGGGTCGTAGAGCCCTGGTTCAGCTCGCGTGCGTGTCGCTTGAAGCGCGGCGTCGGTGGACTTCAGTATGGTTTGTCCACCGACACACCGGGTGCTTCACAGCGGCACGTGACCGGCGGAGGAACCGTGATCGACCACCGGGTACGCGTCCACCCCAGCGCCGACCGTCTGCCTCGCGAGGAGCAGTTGGCGTGGAAGCTCGCAGCCGTGGCCACCGGCACAGGCACCACCAGCACCAACACCGGCACCAGCACCGGTGCGGCGGAGCTGGACGCGCGGGCCGTGGAGATGGCGGCCGACCGCGTGGTGGACAACGCCGCCGTGGCGCTGGCCTCCCTGCGGCGGCGGCCGGTGGCCGTGGCGCGGGCTCAGGCGGTCGCGCACCTGTACTCCGCTGAGGTCGGCGGACGCTCAGGCTCCTCGGTCTTCGGTACCGCGCCGGGGGTTCGGGTGTGGCCCGAGTGGGCGGCGTGGGCCAATGGCACCGCCGTGCGCGAGCTCGACTTCCATGACACCTTCCTGGCCGCCGAGTACTCCCA includes the following:
- a CDS encoding YihY/virulence factor BrkB family protein, with protein sequence MGERLRALTRSIDTFQQEHRWLAFPAAVWRKLSDDQVGDLTALLTFYAFLSLFPLMLLLVTVLGVALRHDQALQDWVLRSALADFPVIGGQLRGDVHAVGRGPVGLVAGLIGSFLGARGLASAAQTVLNRLWAVPFNRQPGFPWSWLRSYGFIAVVGVGMAATSLVTDLAAGIGSGPLSLVARAVALVLALTIGTLTYWLALRLAIAGQVRGRDLWTGAVIGAVGWQILQAVGGYYITHELRHASALYGTFGLVLGLIAWLYLQARVTLYAVEVDVVRSRGLWPRSLFPPPATPADRAAWDSAKAAQDRTPRAEGEGP
- a CDS encoding alpha/beta fold hydrolase; its protein translation is MDIRSRHNVMVTGRRDAPVVVLSHGFGCDQNMWRLVAPALAERFRVVLFDHLGAGGSDLSAWSPQRHATLAGYADDVLDVLRDLGLGPVTFVGHSVSSMIGVLAAVREPELFERLVLLAPSPCYIDDDTYRGGFTAADIEELLESLDSNYLGWSRAMAPVIMGNPERPELGAELTNSFCRTDPVIAGSFARATFLSDHRADLAGVTTPTLVLQCSRDAIAPLEVGGFVHAEVPGSTLVTLDATGHCPQLSAPEATAEAIIGFVESSR
- a CDS encoding STAS domain-containing protein, whose translation is MNELAIATHTSGAWHIIALTGDLDLHTAPQLRTAVEARELSPNHGLVIDLSELTYCDSSGITALLVAQRLTTAAAAPMALAAVPSRVARTFKLAGLDQLFTIHPTTADATATDPA
- a CDS encoding PP2C family protein-serine/threonine phosphatase, with protein sequence MAPPGPASGSGPAAGCGSGDEDRAEFSALLEDSTEDLYENAPCGYLSTMLDGTIAKINATLLDWLGYRRQDIVGRKRFSDLLTVGGRLYHETHFAPLLHMQGQVNGIALELKTTTGTRLPVLVSSVVKAGIGGEPLLIRTTVFDAQDRRAYETELLRARQEAETAQTDAEKARLLAEDRSERYRRLAGTLQRTLLPPTLAAPPGTQVAAHYHIASIDEVGGDFYDLFPLPGGNWGLFLGDVCGKGPEAAAVTSLARYALRSAAVFDSDPTRVLTNVNAVFNQEFRGPDLRYCTVVFGLLTPHDSGCTATLASGGHPPAVLLTADGTATHLPTPGGQLIGVLNQVHIATTTIHLHPGDTLLLYTDGLTEAHSPAALADPAAEDDRYGEEALLTFATQQAPTTAPDLIHALTDLLDSFGDGLDDDTALLALSIPPLPADGEPQ